From Desulfonatronum sp. SC1:
AGAAAGAAATGGATGCAGAGATAGGCGCTGATCCCGGCCAGCACCGTGGCCACGATGATCATCCCCCACTGTGTGGGCTCCGGCTGGCCGAAAAGCTGCCTGGCCTCCAGGGCCCCGGCCAGGAAAATCACCGGAATGGACAGCAGGAAGGAAAACCGGGCCGCGGCCTCCCGGCTCAGGCCCAGAAATAGACCGGCGGTCATGGTTGCTCCGGAGCGGGACGTACCGGGAATCAGGGCCACGGCTTGAGCGCAACCGATGATGAGGATGTCCAGCCAAGTCAGGCCATGCTCGTTGCGACCCCCTTTGTGCCGCCAATCCGCCCAGCCCAGAAGCAGCCCGAAAAACATCAGCCCAAAGGCCAGAATCAATGGGTCGCGCAGATGTGTGGCTACCACGTCCCGAAAAGCCAGTCCGGCCAGCCCCACCGGAACCGTACCCAGGATCACGGCCCAGGCCAGTCGTGCCCCAGGACCGCTCCCCTTGCCGGTCAAGGAACGAATAAAATCCCGGGCCATTACCAGCAGATCCCGGCGAAAATACCAGACCACGGCCGCCAGGGTTCCCATATGCACAGCCACATCAAAGGTCAGCCCTTGGTCTTCCCAGCCCGTGAACACGGATACCAGAATCAGGTGGGCGGAACTGGAAATGGGCAGGAATTCCGTCAGCCCCTGGACCAGGGCCAGGACGACGGCTTGAAAAAAATCCATGACTGCTCCGGGATTTGCTATTCTGGAATTGCTGAAGGGCTACGTGCCCAGGGCGTTGAGCAGGCCTTCCAAGCGCGAACACTCCCGGGCCATTTCCTCGGCGGTCATCTCCGCCTGAACCCGGTACGGCCGCCCGTAGACCACCCGGCACCGAGCGCCGGGCCAGGGAAGCTGGAACTTGTCCCAGGCTTTCTGGAAGACAAAGGACCGGGACATGAATACCCGCAAGGGAATCAGGGGCGCACCCGTCTTGGCGGCCAGATACACGGCCCCCTCCTTGACTTTGTGCCGGGGGCCGCGCGGGCCGTCCACGGTAACCACCACGTCAGCGTTGCGCACGCGCATCTCCTTGCGAGCCGCGATCAGCGCGGCCACCCCGCCCCGACGGCTGGAGCCCCGAGCGAGCTGAATGCCGAAACGAGTCAGGACCTGGGACAAAAACTCCCCGTCCCGACTCTGACTGACCACGGCCACGGCGCCCTGGTTGCGGTGCAAATAGATCAAAGGGAACAACTCGTCATGCCAGATCGGCACGACCATGGGCACTTCTCGCCGCATCCCTTCAACATCTTCCAACCCTTCCTGGGAAAACCGCAAAGTCCGACTCAGCACTTTGGTGAACAAAACAGCCGGAGGGACGAACCAAAGGGGATTGACGCGAAAGCCCATGGCGAGGCTTCTAAACCGGATACAGGTTGGAGACAAGGCAGGGTCCTATTGAAAAAACAAATCACCGCCAGCCCATCCGATAGAAATCATCAATTTGATTTTTCCTCCCGCCTGTGCTTGTTCTTACGCTCCAATTCCGAACCTCAACCCCAATAGGAATCCCACCCATGAACAATACGCATCTCGACTGCAAAGGTCTCCCCTGCCCGCAACCGGTTCTCCAGTGCAAGCAGCATATCGACGTCCATCAGCCCGAAGCCGTGAGCATCGCGGTGGACAACGAGGCCGCCTTGCAAAACGTGACTCGATTTCTGGAAAATCAAGGTTACCAAGTCGGCAATGTGCAAACCGCCCAAAATGAATGGCGGGTCACGGCGGCACGAGCAGCTGACGCCCAGGCGGAAAATGCCCCGGTCCCTCAGACCGCCGCGTCACATCTGGACCCCAAAACACTGATCTTCCTGACGGCCCCAGGTGTTGGCGAAGGTGATACGGTCCTGGGCGAAAAACTGATGCTCAATTTCCTGGCCACCCTGCCGGAAATGGGCCCCCAATTGTGGCGGATTATCCTGGTCAACGGTGCCGTACGG
This genomic window contains:
- a CDS encoding undecaprenyl-diphosphate phosphatase — protein: MDFFQAVVLALVQGLTEFLPISSSAHLILVSVFTGWEDQGLTFDVAVHMGTLAAVVWYFRRDLLVMARDFIRSLTGKGSGPGARLAWAVILGTVPVGLAGLAFRDVVATHLRDPLILAFGLMFFGLLLGWADWRHKGGRNEHGLTWLDILIIGCAQAVALIPGTSRSGATMTAGLFLGLSREAAARFSFLLSIPVIFLAGALEARQLFGQPEPTQWGMIIVATVLAGISAYLCIHFFLKFIRTVGMQPFVVYRLLLGLLLAWLYW
- a CDS encoding lysophospholipid acyltransferase family protein → MGFRVNPLWFVPPAVLFTKVLSRTLRFSQEGLEDVEGMRREVPMVVPIWHDELFPLIYLHRNQGAVAVVSQSRDGEFLSQVLTRFGIQLARGSSRRGGVAALIAARKEMRVRNADVVVTVDGPRGPRHKVKEGAVYLAAKTGAPLIPLRVFMSRSFVFQKAWDKFQLPWPGARCRVVYGRPYRVQAEMTAEEMARECSRLEGLLNALGT
- the yedF gene encoding sulfurtransferase-like selenium metabolism protein YedF; the protein is MNNTHLDCKGLPCPQPVLQCKQHIDVHQPEAVSIAVDNEAALQNVTRFLENQGYQVGNVQTAQNEWRVTAARAADAQAENAPVPQTAASHLDPKTLIFLTAPGVGEGDTVLGEKLMLNFLATLPEMGPQLWRIILVNGAVRLAVQGSPCLEALQKLEAAGVTILVCGTCLTHFDLLDKKAVGQTTNMLDVVTSLQLAGKVIRP